The genomic region GGGGCGTAAACGTACCGTTAGTGTTAAAGGGTATGTTCACGAAATTAAAGTTTTTGAAGGGGATTTTAAAACTGTTATCACCGAGCGCCATGTTTTGCGTCTCGATTTGCTTAAAAATATCGAAGAGTAAGGGGTTAGAACATTCGTAGCCAGTAATCGGCGTTTCGTTGTTCCCTAGAGAGAGTGGTACTCTCTCCATGCCCCGGATAGAGGGTTCTTTCATAGGGTATTTTTTTCATTTTTTCCAAACTTTTTTTCATATCCTCCGCGTTAGAGTAGGGGAAATCATACCGTCCGATAGAGTTTTGAAATAAAAAATCTCCGCTAAACATCACATCGTCTATCTCAATCATCGAACATCCCGGACAATGTCCTGGAAAATGGTGAAATTTGACACTAATACCTCCGATATCAAGTGTTTGATCCCCCTCGACTTCAACATCAGGAGTTGAGGGGGGCAATCCCGGCATAAAACTACTGGAGGTGAGAAGAGGAACGTCTCCTTTAGGGGTATAGAGAGGTATTTTAAGTGTTTCTTTGAGCTCTTTATTACTCCATACATGATCGAAATGACCATGGGTATTAAGAATAGCGATTGGGTTCGTGACGTTTGCCATTACCCACGGTGTTGCTCCGACACCCGGATCGATGATAATCTCTTTGCCATCGATTTTGACAATATAACAGTTGGTTTGATACTCGCCCATCGGTTGTTTTAAAATTTCCATACAGTGCTCTTTTTATGAGAATTGTAGCATAGGTTAGCATATCGGGTAAATTTAAGA from Sulfuricurvum sp. harbors:
- a CDS encoding MBL fold metallo-hydrolase: MEILKQPMGEYQTNCYIVKIDGKEIIIDPGVGATPWVMANVTNPIAILNTHGHFDHVWSNKELKETLKIPLYTPKGDVPLLTSSSFMPGLPPSTPDVEVEGDQTLDIGGISVKFHHFPGHCPGCSMIEIDDVMFSGDFLFQNSIGRYDFPYSNAEDMKKSLEKMKKIPYERTLYPGHGESTTLSREQRNADYWLRMF